The Desulfurobacteriaceae bacterium genome includes the window AAGCTCTCTATCCCTATGAAAACTCCGGAAAGGAGAGAGAAGATAAAACCTAAAACGGTAATAACGTTTGGAGAAACTTTTAACTCTTTAACCAGTGGTTCCAAAACTTCTTGAACTTTATTCTTTAATCTTGTGGAACTAACCATAAGCTTTAAACCTTTAATTTGGCTTTTTGCATTTTTGAAATTATACTATCTACAACACCTTTTAAAAGGAGAAACTATGGAAGAAAGATTAACGAAAGAAGAGCTAATAGAAGTGATGGCCGCATTAATGGATGCTGAAGGATTTGAGCTTTATGAGCCTGAAGGAGATGAAGAATATTTACCAGACTTTTTAGCTGTTTTCTTTGATGAAGATGGGGAACAGAGACAAATAGCAGTTCAAGTGGAAGACTGCCAAACGATTTTAACCCCTGAGGCTGAAGCTAAGGCAAAGACGATTGCAGAGCATTGTAGAAGGTCAGGAGAAGGATTTATCTTTTCCGTTCCTTTAGAGTGTGAGAAGCTTGGAAAGGAAAAGTTTGATGAATGGGGACTTTCAGATGTTGCCGAATTCGTTCCAATAGGAATCGAGTTTGAGGAAGAAGAGGAATAAAGGTAGATAGAGAACTCGAAGATGGATAGATATTTTTCCTATTCACAGTATCTAAGAAAGCTTTTTGGAGAAAGGGTCTTTAGAGTTACTGTTGATGCAGGGTTTACCTGTCCAAATAGGGACGGTTCTAAGGGGAAAGGGGGATGTATTTACTGCTATGCGGGGTCGGATTACGACGAAAGTAAAAGGCTAAAAAGTGTTAGAGAGCAGATTTTAGAAGGTATAGAAAGGGTAAAAAGACGCTATAAGGCAAAAAAATTTTTGGTTTACTTTCAGGCCTATACTAACACTTATGCACCTATTGAAAAGTTAAAGCCACTATACGACATAATTAAGGAGTTTCCAGAAGTTGTTGGACTTATTGTTGGAACTCGTCCTGACTGTGTTCAGGATGAGGTTTTGGAACTTATTAATTCCTACACGGATAACTATCTTGTTTGGATAGAGTATGGGCTTGAGAGCTCTCACTTTAAGTCTTTAAGGTGGATGAATAGAGGTCATGGAGTTTCAGATTTCATAGATGCCGTTTTAAGAACGAGAAAATATACAAAGATAAAAATTTGTGCCCATATCATATTAGGACTTCCAACTGAAGATTACGAAGACATTATGGAAACTGCAGACTTTCTGGCAAGTTTAAAAATTGATGGAGTAAAACTTCACCCCTTGCACGTTATAAAGAACACTCCACTAGAAAAAATTTACCTTTCTGAAAAGTTTGAACTTTTATCCTTAGAAGAATACGTGAAATTGGTTGTTGATTTTATAGAAAGACTCCCAAAAGATACAGTTATCCAAAGAATTACCGGAGAAGCTCCTCAAGACCTTTTAATAGCCCCTTCTTGGTGTAGTCATAAAGAAAAGATGAAAGTTATAGAACTTATAAGGAAAGAGTTTGAAGAAAGGGATACTTTTCAGGGTGCAAAGTGTAGATTTTGATATAATATTCCCAATTTTAGTTCTTTGAAAAGTGAATAAGGTCAGGAAGGGCTTGGAAGAAGGGAAGTTGGCCTCCATTCTAAAGTTTGGATGAATAGAGTATTGGCTTTCAAGGTTTTGAGACCTGTTTGGCGATAGATGTTTAGGCTGAATGTTTATTAGATTTATATAGAAAACTTAAATTTTGGAGGCGTTGATTTTCAATGTCCCATTCTAAGACCTCTCTTGAAATGCCCTAAAAAGTGGAAGGGATTGCGACTCTTTCGGATCAACAAGATACGGTTTTCCTGTCCAAATTCTAATCAACTTGAAATGCCCGAAAAAGTGAACGGGATTGCGACTTCCAGAATTCCAGTATAACTTCTGTATATTTTTCCTCTCCCTCATTAGCTTGAAATGCCCTAAAAAGTGGAAGGGATTGCGACACCTCAAGAACAGAGTTTCTGCTAAACTCCGCTGTATAGATTCTGCTTGAAATGCCCTGAAAAGTGGAAGGGATTGCGACTGTCTCTGCCAATATTCTAATATCACTTCTGAATATCCTTGAAATGCCCTGAAAAGTGGAAGGGATTAAGGAAAAACTCCTAAAGTTCTTATTAGTATTGCTGTTAGAACGCTAAAAGAGATTAGTTAGTGAATAATTTCTTTTTCCTTGCTACTTTCTTCTTCTAACTCTTTGACCAATAATCAAAAATTACTCCCTATGATAAGGACTTCCCCTTATTATCTCAAGAGCTCTAAATATTTGCTCCAATAGAACAATTCTTGCAACATCGTGTTGAAGGGTCATTTTGGAAAGAGAGAGGAGGAAGTTACTTTTTTCCTTTACTTCTTGGGATAGACCATCAGCACCACCTATAAGGAAGGTTAAAAAAGAGTGTTTTTGAACGAAAGAGGCAAACTCAAGGGAAGTCATTTCTTTACCTCTTTCGTCAAGGGCAACAATGAAACCTTTCGCTTTTTCTAAAAGTTTTCTTCCCTCTTCTTCTTTAGTTCTTTGTTTCTTAACTTCAATGATTTCTAAGTTCTTAATCCGTTTTAGGTAATAGTCTTGGGCTTCTTCAAAATGGGAGGGAATTTTCCCAGCAGCTATAACTCTAAGTTTCATAAACTTTCCTCTGGTAAAAGTTCTGAGACTTCAACTCTTGGGGCATCCATCCATAGAGTTTCGAGGCTGTAAAGTTCTCTAAACTCTGGTTTAAATATGTGAACAATAATATCTCCATAGTCCATCAGTATCCAGTTGGCAGTTTCATAACCTTCAAAACTTAAAGGAAGAATTCCAGCGTCTTTTAGCTTCTTTCTTATTTCGTCTGCAATGGTTCTTGCGTGGGTGTCTGAAGTAGCTGTAAAAACTACAAAGTAATCTGCAAGGGTTGTAAGGTCTTTAAGATTTATGATTACAGGATCTTCTGCTTTCTTATCTAAACCTGTTGAAACTATTAGTTTTAGCTTCTCTAAGGTATCCAACTTTTCCTCCTTTAAAGAGTGTTCTTTATTTTCCACCATATAGAATGTTTTATAGGATTTTCAACTGGTTCAACGTCAAGAATTTTTTCACCTTTAAGTATAAGTTTGGCTTTTTTCCCGTAAGGAGATTGGGGGTAATTCTTTGCTACTTCTTCTAAAATTCTCTTTCCTTTAAGAAAGTTCTTTTGGGAAATCTCCTGCCATTTCTTTATGTCTTTATTTATGAGTTTTATTCTATTTAGTGCTACTTTCCTTTCTTCTTCGTCTTTGGACTTTAATCTTTCTCTTTCCGTTTCAAGTTTTTCAGTGAGTTTTTCTATTTCTTCTTCTGCTTCAAGCTTTGTGAAAAAGTAAGCTCTTCCAAGAAGGTAGTTTAACCTATCAGCAGGTTCTATATCTGAAAATTCCTCTTTAACCTTTTCATATCTATCTATTGAAGCTGTGAACTTTCTTAACATATCATAAGTTCCAGCAATATAGATTTCGTGTTCAGCTAAGACCTTCCTTGCCATTTTCTTGTAGAGTTTTGCTTTTTCTACTCTTTTGTCATCTGGAAATCTCATTATGAAAACATCAAAAGAGTCTATAGCTTTTTTAGTGAAAGTCTGATCCCATTCAGGGCCTTTTATTAGGTTTAAGTAAGAAACTCCAAGTCTAAAAAGTGCGTCTTTGGCAAAAGGAGAAGCAGGATATAGAGTCAAAAATTCTTCATACTTTAAAGCAGCGTTTTCAAAATCTTTTTCGTTAAAGTAAGCATTGGCTAATGTAATTAAAGCTATTTCTTTTTCTTTTGCTGAAAGTTCCTTCTCTAAGGCTTTTTCTAAGTAGTCAATTGCTTTTCCGTAGTCTTCTTTTTTAGCAGCCTCTATTCCTTTTTGGTAAAGTCCTTGTGCAGTTTGAGGAATTCTTTCACAAGACACAAAGAGGAAAGCTAAAAGAACAAAAATTATTCTTTTCACTAAAGCCTCCTTTTCAGCTTTTAGCAACAGTGAACCTTTCAATGTGGTAGTGTTCGACAGGAACAATTTTTATCTCTACATCAAAGGTTTCCATCAATTTATCAATTATATCTTTTTCGTCGTTTTTTAGTTTTTCGGCAACCAATGGATTGGCATAAACTCTAATTTTCCTTTTAGAATTGGAAAGTTTTAGTAGAGAAAGAATTTCCCTTTCTATTTCAAAAGCTACAGTTTCAACAGATTTTACCCTTCCCTTTCCTTCACAGTAAGGACAGGTCATTGTAAGAGTTTTTCCAAGACTCTTCTTTACCCGTTTCCTTGTCATTTCAACAAGTCCTAAGTCGGACATACTTACTATCTTAGTTCTTGCCCTGTCCTTTGAGAGCTCCTCTTCCAAAGTTTTAAGAAGTAGCTCTTTGTTTTTTTCTTCCTTCATATCTATAAAGTCAATTACGATAATTCCTCCAATGTCCCTTAATCTTAGCTGTCTTGCAATCTCTTTAGCAGCAGCTAGGTTAATCTTTAAAGCAGTTTCCTCTAAGCTCTTTGTCTTTTTAAACTTTCCACTGTTTACATCAATTGAAACTAAAGCTTCCGTTTCGTCTATTACGATGTAACCACCGTTTGGAAGATATACTTTCCTAGAAAGGGCTTTCTCTATTGCTTTCTCAACCTCAAACTTTTGGAAAAGGGGCACTTCTCCATTGTAGTACTTTATTCTGCCAGAAAGCTTAGGAATAAAAGCTTTGGCAAAACTTACAGCTCTTTCAAACTCTCTTCGAGAATCTATTATCACCTCTCCTACATCTTCTGTTAGAAGGTCTCTGAGAGTTTTAGGAACTATTTCCAAATCTTGATAAAGGAGTGCTGGAGGAGGTCTATTTTCGGCCTTTTCGAGTAATCCTTTCCAAACTTTAAGAATGTAGTCAAGATCTTTTCGTAAATCCTCCTCTTTTGCTCCCTCTGCTGCTGTTCTAACGATAATTCCGTAATCCTTTGGTTTTATCTTTTGGGCTATTTCTTTTAGTCTTTCTCTCTCTTCTTGGTCGGTAATTCTTCTTGATATTCCTATCTTGTTTACTGTTGGTAAAAGGACAAGGTAATGTCCTGCAATTGTTATGTTAGTGGTTATTCGTGGTCCTTTAGTCCCTATAGGCTCTTTTGAAACCTGAACTATTATCTCTTGGTTAGGGGTTAAAACCTCCTCTATCGGAGGTAGCTCTATTTCTTGAGTTGTCGTTCCATTTTCTTCAAAGAGCTCGTCATCTTCCTCAAAATCAAAGCTTACAGCGTCTCTAACGTACAAGAATGCCTTCTTTGATATTCCAATATCAACAAAAGCTGCCTGGACAGCAGGAACAATCTTTAAGACTTTACCTTTATAAATGTTTCCAACGATTCCTCTATTTTCCTTTCTTTCTACATAAAACTCTACAAGCTCTCCGTCTTCCAGTACTGCTATCCTAACTTCTTTTGTGTGAACGTTTATCAGTATCTGTTTTTTAGGCTTTGACAAGCTCTTCTCTTTCAACTTTCGCCGTCCCAAGAGATAATTTCATCCAACTTAGTATATCTTGAATGTTCAAAATATTACCGTTTATAACATTTATTTCAATTCTAACCTTTCCATCTTTTTCTTCTATTTTCTTTATGTGTTCCTTGAGAATAATCTCTTTACCTTTTCTGTTAACTTGCTTTTCTTCAAAGAGAGGAGTTATGTCGTAATCCTTAAAAGGCGTAATGGTGTAAGTAACGGTTTTTATCCTCTTTAGAATGCTCTCTTTAGGTTCTAAATCTATAAATTCTTTGAACTTTAAACCTTCTGGTAAGAAATTTAAGGATTCAGAGATAAATTTTTCAAAGTTGAAGTTTTCTTCTACA containing:
- a CDS encoding TIGR01212 family radical SAM protein (This family includes YhcC from E. coli K-12, an uncharacterized radical SAM protein.), with the translated sequence MDRYFSYSQYLRKLFGERVFRVTVDAGFTCPNRDGSKGKGGCIYCYAGSDYDESKRLKSVREQILEGIERVKRRYKAKKFLVYFQAYTNTYAPIEKLKPLYDIIKEFPEVVGLIVGTRPDCVQDEVLELINSYTDNYLVWIEYGLESSHFKSLRWMNRGHGVSDFIDAVLRTRKYTKIKICAHIILGLPTEDYEDIMETADFLASLKIDGVKLHPLHVIKNTPLEKIYLSEKFELLSLEEYVKLVVDFIERLPKDTVIQRITGEAPQDLLIAPSWCSHKEKMKVIELIRKEFEERDTFQGAKCRF
- a CDS encoding 23S rRNA (pseudouridine(1915)-N(3))-methyltransferase RlmH — its product is MKLRVIAAGKIPSHFEEAQDYYLKRIKNLEIIEVKKQRTKEEEGRKLLEKAKGFIVALDERGKEMTSLEFASFVQKHSFLTFLIGGADGLSQEVKEKSNFLLSLSKMTLQHDVARIVLLEQIFRALEIIRGSPYHRE
- the rsfS gene encoding ribosome silencing factor, producing the protein MDTLEKLKLIVSTGLDKKAEDPVIINLKDLTTLADYFVVFTATSDTHARTIADEIRKKLKDAGILPLSFEGYETANWILMDYGDIIVHIFKPEFRELYSLETLWMDAPRVEVSELLPEESL
- the bamD gene encoding outer membrane protein assembly factor BamD, which codes for MKRIIFVLLAFLFVSCERIPQTAQGLYQKGIEAAKKEDYGKAIDYLEKALEKELSAKEKEIALITLANAYFNEKDFENAALKYEEFLTLYPASPFAKDALFRLGVSYLNLIKGPEWDQTFTKKAIDSFDVFIMRFPDDKRVEKAKLYKKMARKVLAEHEIYIAGTYDMLRKFTASIDRYEKVKEEFSDIEPADRLNYLLGRAYFFTKLEAEEEIEKLTEKLETERERLKSKDEEERKVALNRIKLINKDIKKWQEISQKNFLKGKRILEEVAKNYPQSPYGKKAKLILKGEKILDVEPVENPIKHSIWWKIKNTL
- a CDS encoding Rne/Rng family ribonuclease, translated to MSKPKKQILINVHTKEVRIAVLEDGELVEFYVERKENRGIVGNIYKGKVLKIVPAVQAAFVDIGISKKAFLYVRDAVSFDFEEDDELFEENGTTTQEIELPPIEEVLTPNQEIIVQVSKEPIGTKGPRITTNITIAGHYLVLLPTVNKIGISRRITDQEERERLKEIAQKIKPKDYGIIVRTAAEGAKEEDLRKDLDYILKVWKGLLEKAENRPPPALLYQDLEIVPKTLRDLLTEDVGEVIIDSRREFERAVSFAKAFIPKLSGRIKYYNGEVPLFQKFEVEKAIEKALSRKVYLPNGGYIVIDETEALVSIDVNSGKFKKTKSLEETALKINLAAAKEIARQLRLRDIGGIIVIDFIDMKEEKNKELLLKTLEEELSKDRARTKIVSMSDLGLVEMTRKRVKKSLGKTLTMTCPYCEGKGRVKSVETVAFEIEREILSLLKLSNSKRKIRVYANPLVAEKLKNDEKDIIDKLMETFDVEIKIVPVEHYHIERFTVAKS